Within the Gammaproteobacteria bacterium genome, the region GTCCACCCGCATGAGAGAAGGATGCGCTGCCCGCGAGGGGCGGAAATACAAAGCCAACGCCATCTTCCCATTGCCCCAGGCCGTCTTCGCCGTGACAACCGGCGCAGCTGTTCTTAAATATCTCGGTGCCCGCCACTGGATCGGCTTTCATTTCCAAAATGTTTGGAAAAAGCGGAATACGGCTGCCCGGGATCTTGGCCACGTCCTTCAGTGTTTTAAAGGCCGGAATCAGAATACCCTCGCCAGGGTAAACCCCATCGCGCACTGCTGTTATCCACGCGATCAGTGCATCCATTTCGAATGACTCGGTGGGTATAACGACGATGCTGCCACATTCACGCCCACAATCGCGCGCTCGCAGGCGTGCGTCTCGATGGTACCCCAATCCGCCGAAATATTCGCCGCGATCACCCTGTTCCTTCAGGCCGAAATGCGTGAGAGTACGGAAGAATGGCCAAGCGTAGGGGGTGGTGCCGCTTTGGCCGTGACATGACGTGCAATTGATGATTTTCCCTTCAGCGAGCGAAGGCTTGCCATCTTTCCGGCCATCACCGATCGTCGTATAGGTGTTATTGACGAGACCATATCCGAATAAAATCAACCGTCCCTTTTTCGCATCTCCTGCGAACGTACCAGCGGCCAATTCTTTCCTCAAACGTTCAATGTCCGGGGCGCGATACCACTGGGTGCCAGCGGCCAGAATCTGTCCAGAGGACAGCTCCAGATCCGTCTTGAGGAGATAGTCCTGCGCTGAAGGTAGTATGTGAACGGATGCATTTGCGTAGCCGCCGAGCACGACCAGCACGAGGCATACGATAACTTGAAATACTCGCATGGTCTTACCTCCCAACAGAGCAAACAGCCAGTCCAACCTAACAGAAATGCCCGCGGCATTCAAATAGCCTGTATGTCCATTCGACCGGCAGACAAACCGAAGTGCACTTTTTTTGATCTATATCAAATGCCATGCGTGTTTTTTAAGCCACTCTTTACACAGAGCCACCATCCGGCCAAAAAAAATCTAGACAAAGTCTAAATTACATGGTTAAATTTAGATCAAGTCTAACTCAGCGGCAGTGGCGGGCGAAATTGGAAAAAATTTACTTACATAACAGTGGCATTAGTAAAATCAACAGGAGGAGCAGAAAATGAAAATCATGATTCGTGCATTACCGTTTGTCATCGGCAGTGTCTTGTCCATAGGGTTAGCGCCAAACGCATCGGCCTTTGAGGCCCTGCCCAAACAGCCGCCCATCCCCAAGGACAACCCCATGAGCGCCGCCAAGGTGGAGCTGGGCAAGCAGTTATATTTTGATCCGCGCCTGTCCGTGAACGGCACGCTATCCTGCAACTCCTGCCATGACG harbors:
- a CDS encoding c-type cytochrome translates to MRVFQVIVCLVLVVLGGYANASVHILPSAQDYLLKTDLELSSGQILAAGTQWYRAPDIERLRKELAAGTFAGDAKKGRLILFGYGLVNNTYTTIGDGRKDGKPSLAEGKIINCTSCHGQSGTTPYAWPFFRTLTHFGLKEQGDRGEYFGGLGYHRDARLRARDCGRECGSIVVIPTESFEMDALIAWITAVRDGVYPGEGILIPAFKTLKDVAKIPGSRIPLFPNILEMKADPVAGTEIFKNSCAGCHGEDGLGQWEDGVGFVFPPLAGSASFSHAGGPFMIPVGAAFIKHQMPLTSPGALTDQEALNVMAYVATLPRDSVWWQTYYFQHSPCSRPPYLPLNVGAIPKGFPFSAEQAQFGPWKPIADWLASDTCKNLNPSSTPSLGEGFEVNKSKKHRVK